ATTAAGCCCAACAACATAACTTTGATTTTCGATAGCCCGTGCCGGCAGCAAGGATTTCCATGCATAGCTTCTGCGTTCAGGCCAATTGGCAACATATAGCAATAGGTCATAGTTTTCTTGCTTAGTTCTACGACTCCATACCGGGAAACGTAAATCATAACAAACTTGCAAGCAAATGTCCCATTCCTTGTAGTGCACTATTAGTTTGTGTTTCCCTTCACTATAGTGCTCATTTTCGCCTGCCATTCTAAATAAATGGCGCTTATCATACACGGAGCATTTTCCGCTCGGCGGCATCCATATAAAACGATTAAAGTACTTCCCATTTTCTTCAATAATTAAACTTCCGCAGATGATGCAGTTCTTGTTTGAAGCTTGAGTGCGCATCCAAGAAACACTCGCTCCATCCATTGTTTCGGCAAGTTTTTTTGAATTCATACTGAATCCTGTGCTGAACATTTCGGGCAAAACAATAATATCGACAGAGTTATGTATGGAATCAACCCATGTACCTATTATGCGCAAATTTTCAGCTTTGTTTTCCCACACAAGTGGTACTTGCAACAGCGCTATTATTAGTTCATCCATTTGATTTATATCAAGGAGTTAATTAGATCAATGCACCTATTTGAAGTATTTTAAACTCATACGGCACACAAAATTTTAGCCGCCTTTTCAAGTGTTTCATTTGATTTGGCAAAGCAAAAACGCAGTACTTTATTGTCTTGCGGTTTATGATAAAACACCGAAACAGGAATAGATGCAACGCCATGTTCCTTCGTGAGTCGAATGGCAAACTCCGTATCTTTTTCTTTGGTGATTGCATTGTATTTCAACAATTGAAAATAGGAGCCTGATACCGGGAGCGGAACAAATCGGGAGCCTTTAATTAATTCCAAAAAGTAATCGCGTTTTTGCTGGTAAAATTTTCCCAGATTTAAATAATCTTCCTTATTCGATAAATAATCAGCATAGGCATGTTGAATGGGTGTATTGGCTGAAAAAACTAAGTATTGATGCGCTTTACGAAACTCAGCCATTAAATTTTTAGGAGCCAAGCAATACCCCATTTTCCAGCCGGTTGTATGATAGGTTTTGCCAAAAGAAGAAACAATAAAACTGCGTTCTGCCAATTTGGGATATCGGGCAACACTTTGGTGCTCGAATCCATCAAATATAATGTGCTCATACACCTCATCGCTCAAAATTACGATATCGGTATTCTTGGTGAGTTTCTCCAACTTTTGCATATCGGCAGCAGTAAGAATATTGCTGGAAGGATTATTGGGCGTACAAATAATAATCATACGCGTTTTTTGTTTAATGAGTTTTTTTACCTCATCCCAATCAATACTATAGCTTGGAAATTTCAATTGCGCATATACCGCTTTTCCCCCATTTAACTCGATGGCAGGTGAGTAGCAATCATAGGCTGGTTCAAAAATAATTACCTCGTCGCCTTCCTTCACTAATGCTGCAATGGCAGTGTAAATGGCTTGGGTAGCTCCTGCCGTTACGGTAATTTCAGTTTCAGGATCATAATTGATGGAGTATAGTTCTTGTGTTTTTTTTGCAATGGCTTCCCGTAATTGCAGCAAACCAGCCATAGGAGCATATTGATTGTGCCCGCTTTTCATATATTGATTCACCATTTTTACCAATTCAGACGAACAATTAAAATCGGGAAATCCTTGAGACAGATTTATGGCATTGCAATCGCTGGCAAGCTTGCTCATGATTGTAAAAATGGAAGTCCCAACAGTTGGCAGTTTGGATGCAATAGCATTTGGATACAGTGGCATATCTAAATAAAAGTTTGATTGCTAAGTTAATTGATTTTTTTGGAGCAGCAGAAATGTGTCTCCATTTTATAAAAACAAAAAAGGTCTCGGTGAGCTACCGAAACCTTCTTGAATTCATTTTTCTCAATTTATTATTCCACAACTACCTTTTGAAGCTGCACTCCATCGGCATTTACAAGCTGAATAAAATAAATTCCTGATGGATAATTTGTTACATCTATTTGATAAAATAACTTATCATTAAAAGCAGTCAGCTTGCAATCGTAAATAATTTGTCCGCTATAATTGTATATTTTTAATTCACCATTGGCGGCTTTCTCTAATTGAATTGTTAGCTTGGCTGTAGCTGGATTCGGATACACAGCGAATCCCCCTTTAACATTGTCCAAGTGACTAACTGCAAGAGGGGCAAGTGAATCATATTTTGTTTGTGCATTTTGTGCTGATTGTTGCAAATCCAATAAACTATCCCCAGCCAACAATGCAAAAGCAACTGTAACACTATCGCCCGGTGCGATTGTAAAAGGACCACTACTCACCACATCAATAATATCAACACCACTACCGGTTGCACCAGCAATTGCACGGTTGGTTGATAAGATGCTGTACTTTTCACTTTCACTTGTGCCATCGGTTAAATCAACTCCACCCGCACCACCGGCAATATTATCAACAGCATAATGAAGCACAGGAGCTGTATTAGACACCAATTGAATTCCTGTGTAAAGACCATTTGTACCGGTGTAATAAGCATATCCCATTTTATTAACAACATCAAATTCGGCGCGATTACTTGCGAAAGAAGAATCATCAATATCCCAATCGGCAAATATGCCTGCATAAAGGTTAGAAATGCTGCTTGCAGTGGTATTACTTATTTTATATTCCACAATCACATATTTGGTATTTCCGGGCGTATTCCATGCATAAGCCTTGTGTTTTACACGCACACCTACTGGTGAAGCAGCAATAGCATCATTAAAAATTCCGACTAAATCAAAATCTGAATGAATTGAAGGAGTGTTTTCGAAACACGTTGAATACTTGAAAAATCATTATCGGTTGTCCCGGCATTGGCACCTCTAACCATATCCGAAACTTTATTACCGGAAGTACCAATCATGAGTCCGGCTTCATACAACAATTGTCTCCCGTTTTTATATTTGAAACCTAATCCATCAGCTTGCCCGTCGCTATTAAAGCCAATTCGACCTTTGCTGGTGATGCTGGTCGAAATATCATTTACTGTTACATTTATGTAGTCAACATTAATTACCTCTATAAAATAATAGTTAAAAGAGTAAGCCCCATCACTAAAATTAAGCTTAAAAGTTACCGCTACATTTGCCGGTGAAGTTGGACTTATTTTCACCCGAAAAGGAGTGGCACTATTTGAAACTTGTTGAAGTGTAGTCATGGCTCCCACAGGAAAAGTATTATTAAGTATGGTAACATAAGGTGAAGTGCTACTTAACGTAACATTCAAGTTTGTTAATGGTGCTAAGAAATTTACAAAATCACCGCTAATTTGTAGCGTGTCATTTCCAACAAATGCATTATCGTTCCCATCGGTTACGTTGCGATTCATCATCGTTACCGATTTTGCATTAACGTTTGTTGCACCTTGAAAAAGATTGATACGTCCTTTGCCAAGCTTTCCTGCATATACTCCGAGCGTGGCAGCATTAATTGGATCACAAGTAGCCTTTAACTGCTCGCCAATTTGCAAAGCAGTATATTGTGGGAACATTGCTTTAACAATCGCTGCAGCACCCGCAGCAACGGGAGAAGCCATGGATGTTCCGCTTATTTGTGTGTAAGAATTCCCGGGATAAGTAGCGTTAATGTTGCTTCCTGGCGCACAAACATCAATGGTGTATCCAAAATTTGAAAAGGAAGATTTATTGTCGTTTGTTGTAGTGGAGGCCACGCTAAAAGCATTGTTAAATGCTGAAGGATAATGTGGAGTACTTACATTGTCGTTTCCAGCAGCACACACTACTAGCGCATCCTTATTAATCGTTGCATAATCAACCGCATTTTGTCCAAACTGGCCTCCTCCTGAACTTCCCCAAGAGCAATTTATTATTCCACAACCATGATCTGCAGCATAAATAATTCCTTCATACGCCGAAATAAGCGCCCCGCCAGCATCGGCAATTTTTACCGGTAAAAATTTGCAATCAAATCCGGAACCTGCAACACCTGTAAGATTATCAGTACTTGCTGCAGCACATCCACTCACATGCACACCATGCGGATTACCCTCCCAACTGGGATCATTGTCATTCATTCCTACGTCCCATCCGGTATAGTTGTCAACATAACCATCCGAATCATTGTCAAGCCCATCAATTGGATCAGCATAGTTGTGTTTGATGTTGGCGAATAAATCTTGATGTGTGGGTTCGGTGCCTGTATCAGTAATTCCAATAACAATATTTGTATCGCCTTTGCTGATATCCCAAGCTGCATAAGCATTTATTTTATTCAAGTGATATTGCCCGCTAACTGTAGCTTGTGGGTCATTAGGTTGATAATCAAAATGAGGCAAATAATGAGGTTCGGCATAATCTAATATACCCGATTTCAATAAAAGATTTGCTGCCTTTTCGACCGATACTTTTGTAGTATAAGTGAATTCATAAATCAAGGATAAGTCAATTAGTTTTTGCCCCGATTTATTTTCCTTTTTTGCTGGTAGCTGATGATTTGGAAATTTTTTCACAAGTCCGGTCGCTCCTAAATAGTTCAGCGCTTGAGTCAAACTTGTATTTTCAATTGCATGCAGCGAACAATTGCTTCTATAATCCTCATTAACCTTAAAAATTATCGTATTGGCAAAATAATCCTTCTCATTCACACCCGGGCTCAATTTAAAATGGTGCGAAGTGGAGATGTAATCGGTAGCTGTAACCTGCGCAAATAGAGTGGTGGAAATGAGAGAAAACAGTAGGGTGATTTTTTTGAAAGTCATAAATTAATTTTTAAAAGAAAATAAAAATAGCATTATTTTCTGAGACAGTAAAAGAATATTATAGGGGTAATGACTCCCTATTTTTTTGGCGCAAAACGAGGAAATAAAACTGAAGTGTAAATAAACACAGCAGCCAAAGTCGACTGTATAAAAACGCTAGGCTTGTGTAAGGAAGTTTACTTAAAAGGGTCGGTAAAAACCCCAATAAAATCCAGAGCAACAAGATGCTACTATTTGGTTTTTGTGGGGTAAATTTCAAACAAAATATCAATGCAAAACCTGCAAATAACAGGTGGTAGGTTGCTGATCCTGCCTCCAGCAAAAGCAAAAGTAAAATTACTGCAGCAATTGATTTTTCGAGGAAGTCGGAATTTGATTTCTGCTTCCAAATAAAAAACCCCAATAGCGTCAACCAAAACAATTTCCAAACTGCTAAAAACACCTTCCAAATAATAGCCGTTTTAGGGGTTTCAGCATTTGCAGTTATTTTAGAATTTACCAATGCATCCATACTCTGATAGCGGTAACTCACAGGAGTTTCATTCGCAACTTTTGAGTAGAAATAATTTTCGGCAAATGCGAAATTAAATGCACGGTAGGTTTTGGGACCGCTAATAAAAAAGGTAATTAGGTGAAGGCACAAAAAACTTATAGTAAGAAAAATACTCATTTTGAATTCTCTCTTATAAATCAGCAAGGGCAAGAAAAACAAAGGAAGAAACTTGAGGGCAGCCAATATGCCCCAACTCATTCCGGCCAGTCGCTTATCGCCTTTTTTGTAGCTAGTCCATCCATACATAAGCAACCAAAGCAGGAAGATATAAACTTGACCTAACATTAAATCATTCACTAAATTAAATCCGGCAAGCAAAACAATAATCGCCGATTGCATAA
The sequence above is a segment of the Bacteroidota bacterium genome. Coding sequences within it:
- a CDS encoding amidohydrolase; this translates as MDELIIALLQVPLVWENKAENLRIIGTWVDSIHNSVDIIVLPEMFSTGFSMNSKKLAETMDGASVSWMRTQASNKNCIICGSLIIEENGKYFNRFIWMPPSGKCSVYDKRHLFRMAGENEHYSEGKHKLIVHYKEWDICLQVCYDLRFPVWSRRTKQENYDLLLYVANWPERRSYAWKSLLPARAIENQSYVVGLNRVGLDGNDINYSGDSMALNFLGESLISAKPGEETILQITLSKPELLNFRKNFPAEQDADQFTLYF
- a CDS encoding methionine aminotransferase; translated protein: MPLYPNAIASKLPTVGTSIFTIMSKLASDCNAINLSQGFPDFNCSSELVKMVNQYMKSGHNQYAPMAGLLQLREAIAKKTQELYSINYDPETEITVTAGATQAIYTAIAALVKEGDEVIIFEPAYDCYSPAIELNGGKAVYAQLKFPSYSIDWDEVKKLIKQKTRMIIICTPNNPSSNILTAADMQKLEKLTKNTDIVILSDEVYEHIIFDGFEHQSVARYPKLAERSFIVSSFGKTYHTTGWKMGYCLAPKNLMAEFRKAHQYLVFSANTPIQHAYADYLSNKEDYLNLGKFYQQKRDYFLELIKGSRFVPLPVSGSYFQLLKYNAITKEKDTEFAIRLTKEHGVASIPVSVFYHKPQDNKVLRFCFAKSNETLEKAAKILCAV
- a CDS encoding T9SS type A sorting domain-containing protein, whose protein sequence is MRVKHKAYAWNTPGNTKYVIVEYKISNTTASSISNLYAGIFADWDIDDSSFASNRAEFDVVNKMGYAYYTGTNGLYTGIQLVSNTAPVLHYAVDNIAGGAGGVDLTDGTSESEKYSILSTNRAIAGATGSGVDIIDVVSSGPFTIAPGDSVTVAFALLAGDSLLDLQQSAQNAQTKYDSLAPLAVSHLDNVKGGFAVYPNPATAKLTIQLEKAANGELKIYNYSGQIIYDCKLTAFNDKLFYQIDVTNYPSGIYFIQLVNADGVQLQKVVVE
- a CDS encoding S8 family serine peptidase; this translates as MTFKKITLLFSLISTTLFAQVTATDYISTSHHFKLSPGVNEKDYFANTIIFKVNEDYRSNCSLHAIENTSLTQALNYLGATGLVKKFPNHQLPAKKENKSGQKLIDLSLIYEFTYTTKVSVEKAANLLLKSGILDYAEPHYLPHFDYQPNDPQATVSGQYHLNKINAYAAWDISKGDTNIVIGITDTGTEPTHQDLFANIKHNYADPIDGLDNDSDGYVDNYTGWDVGMNDNDPSWEGNPHGVHVSGCAAASTDNLTGVAGSGFDCKFLPVKIADAGGALISAYEGIIYAADHGCGIINCSWGSSGGGQFGQNAVDYATINKDALVVCAAGNDNVSTPHYPSAFNNAFSVASTTTNDNKSSFSNFGYTIDVCAPGSNINATYPGNSYTQISGTSMASPVAAGAAAIVKAMFPQYTALQIGEQLKATCDPINAATLGVYAGKLGKGRINLFQGATNVNAKSVTMMNRNVTDGNDNAFVGNDTLQISGDFVNFLAPLTNLNVTLSSTSPYVTILNNTFPVGAMTTLQQVSNSATPFRVKISPTSPANVAVTFKLNFSDGAYSFNYYFIEVINVDYINVTVNDISTSITSKGRIGFNSDGQADGLGFKYKNGRQLLYEAGLMIGTSGNKVSDMVRGANAGTTDNDFSSIQRVSKTLLQFIQILI
- a CDS encoding DUF2029 domain-containing protein; protein product: MQFKKYTLLQTYQVPLFCCLLVFVFWFGVKPGWNQIETDFPNYYVSSKMLLQDNLQDAYSIKKFNTSIQEYVPTGSGMFVMYPPPTALVMLPLSAFEIELARKIWLLVSLGFLIHLIYLIRISAKLTLMQSAIIVLLAGFNLVNDLMLGQVYIFLLWLLMYGWTSYKKGDKRLAGMSWGILAALKFLPLFFLPLLIYKREFKMSIFLTISFLCLHLITFFISGPKTYRAFNFAFAENYFYSKVANETPVSYRYQSMDALVNSKITANAETPKTAIIWKVFLAVWKLFWLTLLGFFIWKQKSNSDFLEKSIAAVILLLLLLEAGSATYHLLFAGFALIFCLKFTPQKPNSSILLLWILLGFLPTLLSKLPYTSLAFLYSRLWLLCLFTLQFYFLVLRQKNRESLPL